CCTTCAGTGTCTCCTTACAAGGAACTGAGCCCAGGGATTGGACCACATGCTGGCTATAGAGTCACAGGCCTTCTGCCTCATGATAATTTTTACAGCTGTCCTTGGATCCCTCTATGAAGTCTTGCCTTGGATGTGGAGTCAGCCAGTATTCCCGACTGGAAGTGGCCTTCCAAGGGACTCACAAAGTCACAAAACGTGGTGGAGAAAAGATCTCCCAAAAGCAGGATGAGCCACCTGCTCCaaattcccctttccttcccacaCCCAGTTCCATGGGATAAAACCAAATATACAGTGGAGACCTAATAATAAAAACCACAACCATAACACTAGTGTTTGCCTAGTGTTTTCAggttttgtaaagcattttacatatattatttaatcctcataacaaccctgagaggtgggtctttattttctccattttactggTATAGttggagttaaagatcttcccccaccattaataggcctcaggtggagcccattaagggaagtttgattagaggaggcttgttttgtaggaaggcctgtgccttttgttaattaatgaggcacttgGTCATGAAGGTtgtgccctctggctttgaaaagtgtatatgtgtgtgtgtgtgtgtgtatacatatatatgaatatatatgtgggtgtatacatatagatatctatatctatagatatcaatatacatatagatagatatatagatatatactctaaggtgaggttttgctttgaggcttACTTTTTGGACAATtatttgaccagatgagactctgtgcAGCTGTTAAGAAggccccctagctttgaaaacccagatggtggtgcttctctctctggtaattgtatgtatggtcagacagttgtatctgtctgttgatctctgacatatgtattgcttatggtcagacagttagaaaccctgtctgttggtctttatttctctgcttgtattccCTCTGTtagtatatgtaattaaagaagattattgacTCTcctttaaagttgctttccttttagaaaagcagatccaagaacctgtgttagcaggccatcctggatgtgtcagggtgcttgatGCTACAGCTGGTGAAGAGACTGAGGATGAGAAAGCTTAactcagtcagtaaacatttattaatcaatcTCCTTCTGTGCCAGGGGCAGGTAGGTAGCAAAGTGGACAGAACGCTgggtctgaattcaggaagacccttgttcaaatctggcttatgacctttactagctgtgtgaccctgggcaagtcacttatccctgtttgtttcagttcctcATCCTCACCCTCCATTATCTCAGCCAATTacatcccaaatagggtcacagtgAGTCAGACTGAACAACTTAACAGTAGCCACTGTATGCCAGCACGAGGCATAAGTCACTGCTCTCAAATAACTCACaggctaatgggggagaccacacaAAAAAAGGCTGAATTAGGGTGTAGAGCTGGAGGTGAGGGTGGTCTGGGGAGATAGGGGCATGATAAAGACCTGCAGTctgatgggaaatgatgagggtcTGGGGCAGCCCatcagagggagggaaggggtccCAGGGCCAGGCAGCTCTGAGGACCTGTGTCAGGATTTTTTTCCATCTggcaggaagatgagttcctggAGACAGTGATGAAGTTTAGGAGATCATCGGGTAGGAAAAGAGCTACTTTTCCAGGATCCCACAGCCAGCATacaaggccagatttggacttagatcttcctgactacagctTACTCCTTCACCATGTCAACTAGATTAGATAATTTAGGCGCACACTCTTTGAAATCTTGGAAACAGCacatttggaattggaaacacaccttttcattttctattgcTTCATGGCAGGAGAAGGGAGTGAGGGATGCGGGGGACAAGCATAGAAGTAATGGGTTAATCTGCAAGGAGgtaaattttatttccttgtaAGGTGCTCTTGAAAGGCTGTTTTACAGCAGGTGGGCCCCTAACCCACACTAACCATATGACAGTAGGCAAGTGGATTAAAAACTCTCCCAGTACACCCCATCAGTAAAACATGTTGTTTATAAATTATATGCATATTCTAAGGTACTAATATGTTGCCCTATGAAACATACACAAtggggtaacaagaaatacaggttaaggggtcaagaaagctatctggtcctacaggacaaaagagaagacggagacaagggcagggagggaggatagaggagagagcagataggtcacaggggcaattagaaagctcgggtttggggggggggaggggataaaaggggagaaaatttgtaacccaaaattgtgtgaaaataaatgttaaaaattaaaaaaaaaaaagaactggtagtaatgagaaaaaaaaaagaaacatacacaaaaaatagatttttaaaaaagaaataaaggtgaaataaagaataaaaatattatttattaaaggtacaaaatcctttttgctctccttaaaatattaatttttaatctttaaatatTGCCATTTACATACACTATGTTCTGAACAGTTAGCTGCTTTTGATGTTCTACATTTAGCTTCTTAAATTCTTAATACTTCACACAATAAGCTACTATTAGGtcaaatttgtttaaaaaatatatcgtAATCATTAATGTTATGAACTTAATGTTATAaacttacatttaaaaattattccatCCAAGAAGGCACATTGGTTGCCATCAAGTACTCAACAGAGGTCTTCTTGTATATAACCTTAGAATAGAGGCCGGATAAACtggaatattttaattttgtgtttatTGTGCTTTTGTGTATTTCAGCTGTTATAAACAATAGTGCAAAAAGCAAAATGAGGTACAATTTCTAATATAAAAATGCGGTTATAAATTTGTATCAACCATTGAAACAAGttctacttgatttcattttcttaatttataatttgtatgtatatgatatatttaatatgaagTGTTTGAGAAAGATAATTATCTGAGGTTTCAAAAAACATTGCactatgaaatttaaaaacaataccAACATTCCATTATTTGGTTTATTTGCACTACTAAcacaacaaataatatttaaaagtaataatttAAACTTGAGTGTGAGACAAAAATTATCTTTAAGATTAATTATTTCATAAAAACAAATATCATTTCAGTACTTTTTTATAAAGAGCCTTTTTTCATTGAAATGGGCTGAAACAATTCCAGTCTATGATAAAGTTTTTATCCAGCGTGTTTTATCTGTTAACATACATTGTTGCAAAAAGGGCATTATTTTCCGTTTTTCTTGGAATGAGTATTATTGGGGAGTGATAGTGGGCTATTGCTTTTATGGTGTTGAAAACACGTTCTGAAAATGAAGCTATGGATATCTTATGAAGAGTGTTGCAAAAAGAGCCCAGAGGATGGGTGGGGGTTGGGAGTGAGAGAGAAGACCCACAAAAATTTCAGTAGTAATCCAGATTTATATAGTCATTTCTGCTCTGGACAGTTCAGTATTCTAAGTCATAATACTTCTTATGAAGAGATGAATGTTGTAAGctaattattttaagttttcattgACAAATTATTATGCCTCACATgagctgattttttaaatatataatttaatataaattataaataattttaatataaaatacaatattaCTAAAACTGTTTATGTACACAGTCCCCCCCAAAAATGTGGGGACCCTCCCCCATATCCTAGGTATGGTTCTGCACAATGGTTAATATTTTTaggtttaaaaaaaccaaacgTGAGTGTTTATACTTTTACCTACCCAGTCGTTCACtctataaatttatttaactCTCTATTTGTTGCATTTACCATTTTTTATTGCCTTTATCTCCATCTTATCCTTCTTCAGTGGGTAGCTTCAAGGTccactccctaatcctacccaatttttctttgaccttgctTCTCTTAAAACAAGGAAGTAACTCAGGACCATTATGTGGGTCTGGATATGGTTCTCTTTTAGATTTTCTTCAATTCCTTCCAAATTTTGCCAGATTTCTCCTCTCCAAATTCAACCTTTTACTTACTTCACTGGTCCAGATACCTCCATGTTCTGCATAGGGTGAATATTTTTTCTCCTATTACTTTTCTAGCCCAACACAAAAGGCATATGCTCCTTTACCTGTATatgccctcccctctctcccctttctgccTCTAGCTCTAAGAACTGCAATCAACGTAATACTACTATTTCTGGAACAgacataacttttttttaatagcattttattttttccagttacatggaaagacaattttaaacattcacatgaaaattcttttgagttccaaatttttctctctccccttcccttccctaaaatggtaagcaatttggtataggttatatatgaAGTAGATAACTTTTTAAACAATTACtagattttgttttcagttccaagttttcttgcttccctccccttctccactactggagaagacaagaaaagcgaagcccattacaaatatgtatagtcatgcaaaacaaatttctgcctTAGCTGTAGCCAATCAGTTGTCTGTGGATCTACTTACTATTCCTGTTCTTCCCCTCAAACACCCCATCCAAGCCCTACTCCGCCATATGTATTGTTTTTCCCTATTAGAATTTAATACGCTCTGTGAGGGCAAGGGTTGCCTTGCTTTACGTACTTGTAACAGCTTAGCATAGGGCAAGACttgaataaatgctcattcacaGTCGAATTATATGGGCAGTTTTCAATAGAAGATTTGCAAACTATTAACTATGTGAaataatgttccaaatcactaaaagcaagagaaacaaaaataaaaacaactttaaggTTTTACTTCATACCTAGTAAATTGCTAAAGATGGCAAAGGATAAGAATAGTCCATGTTGAAGAGGTTGTGGAAAGATGGGCATGCTAATATGTTGTTGGTAGGATTGTGAATTAGTTTAGCATTCTTGAGATTTGAAATTATATGCAGATGATATGTCCATACCCCTCAACCCTGAGATTCCATTGCTAGAGGTATATCTCAGAGTTAAATGATAAAAAGGCTGTACTTACACTAAAATATTTTAGCCGTGTTTTTTTTAGGAGCaaataattagaaacaaagtatGCCCAtagattggagaatggctaaataaattgtattATGTATATGATAGAATATTAATGTGCTTACTTACTATGATGAGAAGCAAAGGAAGacgtaaaaaaattaaattcattaaaattcACAAAGTGAATTAGAACCATTAAAACAATGTATTTAATGATTTTTGCTGTACATATGAAATTAGCAGGGTTTTTTGCAtgttcaaatttaaaataaaaaaaacccttaaatgTTTGGAAATCTGACCAAATTTGACACCCTTCCTCCCCCAACAGGCAGAAAAGTGTTTGTCTTTTTTCAGAGGTAGAAGAGCAAATGTCAGTTTTTTTTGATGTGTTGATTGTTTTTgttgaactgatttttttccctcttttttattataaaagaTGGCTCTAGGAGCAGAGGGTAGGAGAGCTACATTTGGGAAATGTAGgtcatgtaaaaataaaacataacaatacaattttcaaaattttaattaagTAAACTAAGCCACCAGATGGCCTGCAGGACTGATTGCATTGCCAGTCCTTCGCTTGCCACCTCTTTCTGGTATCTCTAGGTTTTTGGAGGCCTTTTAAGTTCTTAACTAAGGCTCCCCGGAGAACTTGTCGCAGAGATTTGAAGATGGCCCGTTGAGTTCAGGATTAGTAGTTCAGTTGTTCAGAGCAAAGTGTGAAGAGTGGATGttctttgtttctgtgattttctttgcCATTCTTTCTAACCTCACCTGCCCTTTCGTAGTCTACTTCCTTCTTATTTGTCTGTTCCTTAACCCACTATTTATTGGGCTTATGATTCTTGTTCTTAATGTTAAAAGTGAATGAGAAATCCTTCTTTCTCAACCTTTCCCTCAAATCCTCAAAGGAAATAAGTTGTTCTTTCCTTACTAGGCtcttgatagaaaaaaaaaaggtccttgGTCCTACTATCGGTAGTAGGAAGGCACTGCTGTTTTGTATGGGATGTGATCTCTGTGTCCATTCTATTGGCATGTGTTAAGTATGAAGTATTAAGGTATAAGAGATACTAGAGTCAGACTAAAGCTTCCAGTACCCTGAAACTCCTTGTagtataaagaaactgaaaagtaaaGGATTTTCTGAGCAGGAAACATTTTATAGAGACTGACTTTtgttcaaggaaaaaatatttcataagaaataatgaattagaTGTTCATTCATCTCTTGATCCTTTGGAATGGGCTAGATCATTGAGGGTGACCAGAAACATAggcagatagagctctgggctcagaatcaagaagactctcctttgtgagttcagatctggcctcagacacgtattagctgtgtgaccctggggcagtactctgccttagtttcctcatctgtaaaatgaactggagaaggaaatggcaaaccactccagtatctttgccaagaaaagctcaaaaGGGGCTTTGACCAAACAACACCAACAAGAGACTTGGGCAAAATGTGCTTAGACAAATATATGGTATATTTGAACACGTCCTTTAACCCCATAGACTTGCTTCCTTGTCTGCACTATATGCTTTCTAAGGCtcttttcagctttaaaatgctttcttcttttaGGCCCTGACTGTTCAACCTGTATAACTGAGCATTCATTTTACATTCAGCTCATACCTGGTACTCACAACTCCCTGAAAAAAAGGCACAGAGATCAAGGTAGTGACATGGCAGGTTTATTGGAAGGTAGCATTGAAGCCAAGGGTGCTGGGACAGAAAAGGCAAAGGGAGGGACAAGACGTGCTCAGAAGTCCAGAAGGGGAAGGATTGGGACAAGTGTCCAAACCTTGGGAAGGGCATGGCCAAATAACAGGCAGGATCAGAAAGAAGCGATCCTTTTTAGATGGACAGATTAGGTGCATGGAGGGACATTCAAATTTCCCCCCATGTACCTATTAAGGGGGTGTTGCTTTGGGATCTTTATGTCCAAAGAATAGGGAGCCTTGGGACACAGTCCCTTTTGGCTCTTTATTCCCTTGCCCCGTGGGttctattgtctcttttctcATATAGTGGGGGGCTCCCTCCCAGTTTCTGTTGCCCTTAATGACACTCACTTTAGGAGCGACAAGACTTTTGTCCCCTGTTTCTTTGGCATGTTGGGCACTAGATCCCCTTCCTCCTTTGAAATCAGTGCTATCTTCCTGGCCAAGAGAAGGCacttttttctcttccacttttcCCACTGACCCTCTTGCCAGGTCACTCTCAAAGCCCCAAGACTCCTGTGGTACTCTAAGGGAATGGGCAGAGTCGGTAGCAGGCAGTGGCTTCTCAGTGGAGGAGCTCTGTTCACCCTCACCATTTGATTTCTTTCGAGGACGTCCTCTTTTACGCTTGGCATCAATCCCTATTTCTTCTGTATCCTGGCTTAATACTTTGGCTGCTAGCTCTTGTCCCCTGGTGTCACTCATAGGCACTTCAGCTGTCCTCTTTACTCCCTTGCCCCGTGGTCCCACATCCACCCCTGGGCCTATCTCCCTGTTTTTCTCAAGGCCCTGGGACTGAGTGGGACCTTCCAGTGGAGCTCTCCCAGGTATAGGCACAGCAGATACAGTGGGCAAGATCATGTTGATAATGGGCAGAGCTCCCTGGGATACCCCAGCCCCACTGGACAAAGGCAGTGTAGTGACTTTTAGGGTAGCTGAGGGAAGTTTTGGGGCTAGGACTGGTGGGGAGACTCGGACAGGCCGAGGAAGTTGTGGCTGGGGTACCCGGGGGAGGAGCACAGGCAGTCGGGCAACCAGAGCATTCACTTGGGGGCTGCTGGTGGCTGGGGCTGAGGTTTCTGCAGTTTTCTTTCGCTCCCCTCGAACTGGGGCGGCAGACCCAGTTCGGGGCTCTAGCTCCTTGGGgggctaaaaagaaaaagaaaagcgaaggatggggatggggaatgggatggggaaagacttgaTAGGAGAAACAGGTATGGAGGTGACTAAGGCACAGGCCCCATTCTGCCTACCCCCTCCTCATTCTAGGGCCTAAAAGCCTCCTCACCTGGGGCTGATTTTTAGAGACTCTTCCCTCTGGGTTCTCCACACCATTCTTGGTAGCAGGATCCCTTGCTGGGAGCCGTTCAGGTTCATCTGAAAAGGCACAAGATTTTCCAGCATGGGGTATGCAGAAATGAAGTGGGTGTGAATTAGGACTCTCAGATAatggaaagttgagccaacataccaGCGAGCACCATGGCCATGAGCAGATGTGCATGAGCAGATCGAGCAGAGATGAGATGTTGCTGCAGCAGGAATCGGGCTACCTCGACGATGGAGCTGAAGGAGCGTTTTAATATCCGCTCTGCCCAGTCACAGGTCAGGGCACAGGCCGCTTCCACTAGTTCATCCCGAGGACCTGGACCCACTTCTGGGCCCAACTCTGGCTACAGGTGGCAGATGAGGACACACCTAGCTACCTACCCAAACCAAGGGGAGGCCCCTGTGCCCTCTCCAGGGATTCAGACCCTCATGGACTAAGGCCATTGTTaggatggagagggaagggattGAAAATCTGAACCTATCCTTCACCAGAATCCCAGGTGTTCCATAGCCCCAGCCTAGCTAGAGAATAGTTAGTTATGAAGTATCCAGGACAGGTGACCCAAACCAAGACAGGTTTCAAAGTGCCCAATGAACCTTAGAGAATCTCACCCAGACATGGGAGGGGGAGGTCTCAGAGTGGTATTTGTTATTACTCACACTCTCTGAGCCCTTGAGGTCGAGTCCAGGCAAGGGTGGCATAGATACCAGGGTCTTTCTTCGAATACCACTATAGCAGTATCTGGTATTAAGTTAAGGAGAAGCCCCAAAAAGGGATATTCCCAATACCACATAGAATACTAcactccctgccccccaccccaatgTTCTCATTTGGATCCTGAAGCACTTGATGTCCCACATTTCCATCCAAGGATACTTGGATTGGCCCCGGCCTCCCAGCCTCCGGGCCTTGATGTCAGGGAAGATTTCCCGGATGATTTTACCAAAGTTGGCAGTGCTGAGTGGGCGGCAGCAGGCTAAGCTCTCACAGTACCTCCTGGGTAAGGTGGGATCAAGTGCCCAAAGAAGGAAGACCAGTCAGTAGATGGGAGTATGGTTGGGAAATTCAGTTGGaatgagcatgtgtgtgtgtgtggggggggggagtggggggggagaTCTGAGTATGACAACGAGGTGAAGGAAATATCCAGGGATGAAAAACAGACCTGAGGgaccctgcccccctccccctcacACACCTATAAGCATCATAAACATCCTGCTTGGGCAAACAGGTGGCTGTGTGCTCTTCCAGGTGGTTTCGGATCCATCGGTAGGCATACATGTACTCGTCATGGCTGAGTG
The DNA window shown above is from Notamacropus eugenii isolate mMacEug1 chromosome 2, mMacEug1.pri_v2, whole genome shotgun sequence and carries:
- the RFX5 gene encoding DNA-binding protein RFX5 codes for the protein MAEDEPDAKSPKTGGAAPGSGDAGEPTTLLQKLRGSISKAVQNKVEGILQDVQRFSDNDKLYLYLQLPSGPSGGDKSNLEPSALSHDEYMYAYRWIRNHLEEHTATCLPKQDVYDAYRRYCESLACCRPLSTANFGKIIREIFPDIKARRLGGRGQSKYCYSGIRRKTLVSMPPLPGLDLKGSESPELGPEVGPGPRDELVEAACALTCDWAERILKRSFSSIVEVARFLLQQHLISARSAHAHLLMAMVLADEPERLPARDPATKNGVENPEGRVSKNQPQPPKELEPRTGSAAPVRGERKKTAETSAPATSSPQVNALVARLPVLLPRVPQPQLPRPVRVSPPVLAPKLPSATLKVTTLPLSSGAGVSQGALPIINMILPTVSAVPIPGRAPLEGPTQSQGLEKNREIGPGVDVGPRGKGVKRTAEVPMSDTRGQELAAKVLSQDTEEIGIDAKRKRGRPRKKSNGEGEQSSSTEKPLPATDSAHSLRVPQESWGFESDLARGSVGKVEEKKVPSLGQEDSTDFKGGRGSSAQHAKETGDKSLVAPKVSVIKGNRNWEGAPHYMRKETIEPTGQGNKEPKGTVSQGSLFFGHKDPKATPP